From Lagopus muta isolate bLagMut1 chromosome 12, bLagMut1 primary, whole genome shotgun sequence, one genomic window encodes:
- the GOT2 gene encoding aspartate aminotransferase, mitochondrial: MALLQSRLLLSAPLRAAATARASSWWSHVEMGPPDPILGVTEAFKRDTNSKKMNLGVGAYRDDNGKPYVLNCVRKAEAMIASKKMDKEYLPIAGLADFTRASAELALGENSEAFKSGRYVTVQGISGTGSLRIGANFLQRFFKFSRDVYLPKPSWGNHTPIFRDAGLQLQAYRYYDPKTCSLDFTGAMEDISKIPEKSIILLHACAHNPTGVDPRQEQWKELASVVKKRNLLAYFDMAYQGFASGDINRDAWAVRHFIEQGIDVVLSQSYAKNMGLYGERAGAFTVICRDAEEAKRVESQLKILIRPMYSNPPLNGARIASLILTTPDLRKEWLVEVKGMADRIISMRTQLVSNLKKEGSSHNWQHITDQIGMFCFTGLKPEQVERLTKEFSIYMTKDGRISVAGVASSNVGYLAHAIHQVTK; the protein is encoded by the exons ATGGCGCTGCTGCAGAGCCGTCTCCTCCTCAGCGCCCCGCTTcgcgccgccgccaccgcccgCGCCAG CTCATGGTGGTCCCATGTGGAGATGGGTCCCCCCGACCCTATCCTGGGGGTGACCGAAGCTTTCAAGCGTGACACCAACTCCAAGAAGATGAACCTGGGTGTGGGAGCCTACCGGGATGACAACGGGAAGCCCTACGTCCTCAACTGCGTTCGCAAG GCGGAGGCCATGATAGCATCTAAGAAGATGGACAAGGAGTACTTGCCCATCGCAGGGCTGGCAGATTTCACCCGAGCATCAGCAGAACTCGCACTGGGTGAAAACAGTGAGGCCTTCAAGAGTGGCCGG TACGTTACTGTGCAAGGTATTTCTGGGACTGGATCTCTGCGAATTGGAGCCAATTTCTTG CAACGGTTCTTCAAGTTCAGCCGTGATGTGTATCTACCCAAACCGTCCTGGGGCAACCACACACCCATCTTCCGTGATGCTGGCCTGCAGCTTCAGGCTTACCGCTACTACGACCCCAAAACGTGTAGCCTGGACTTCACAGGTGCCATGGAGGACATTTCT AAAATTCCAGAGAAGAGCATCATCCTCTTGCACGCATGTGCTCACAACCCCACTGGAGTGGATCCCCGGCAGGAGCAATGGAAGGAGTTGGCATCCGTGGTGAAG AAACGGAACCTCCTCGCATACTTTGACATGGCCTACCAGGGCTTTGCCAGCGGGGACATCAACAGGGACGCCTGGGCTGTGCGGCACTTCATTGAGCAGGGCATCGACGTCGTGCTGTCCCAGTCCTACGCCAAGAACATGGGGCTGTACG GAGAGCGTGCGGGCGCCTTCACGGTGATCTGCCGCGATGCAGAGGAAGCCAAGAGGGTTGAATCACAGCTGAAGATCCTCATCCGTCCCATGTACTCCAACCCACCCTTAAACGGAGCCCGCATCGCCTCCCTCATCCTGACCACCCCTGACCTACGGAAGGAGTG GCTGGTGGAGGTGAAGGGCATGGCCGACCGGATCATCAGCATGAGGACTCAGCTGGTGTCCAACCTCAAGAAAGAGGGATCTTCCCACAACTGGCAGCACATCACTGACCAGATTGGCATGTTTTGCTTCACGGGGCTGAAGCCTGAGCAG GTGGAGCGGCTGACAAAGGAGTTCTCCATCTATATGACGAAGGACGGCCGAATCTCCGTGGCAGGAGTCGCATCAAGCAATGTGGGCTACCTGGCTCATGCCATCCATCAAGTCACAAAGTAA
- the CALB2 gene encoding calretinin — protein sequence MAGQRAPHLHLAELSASQFLDVWRHFDADGNGYIEGKELENFFQELESARKGTGVDSKRDSLGDKMKEFMHKYDKNADGKIEMAELAQILPTEENFLLCFRQHVGSSSEFMEAWRRYDTDRSGYIEANELKGFLSDLLKKANRPYDEAKLQEYTQTILRMFDMNGDGKLGLSEMSRLLPVQENFLLKFQGMKLSSEEFNAIFAFYDKDGSGFIDEHELDALLKDLYEKNKKEMSIQQLTNYRRSIMNLSDGGKLYRKELEVVLCSEPPL from the exons ATGGCGGGGCAGCGAGCCCCGCACCTGCACCTGGCGGAGCTCAGCGCCTCGCAGTTCCTCGACGTGTGGCGGCACTTCGACGCCGACG ggAATGGCTACATTGAAGGCAAAGAGCTGGAAAACTTCTTCCAGGAGCTGGAAAGTGCCAGGAAGGGCACTGGGGTG GACTCCAAGAGGGACAGCCTGGGCGACAAGATGAAGGAGTTCATGCACAAGTATGACAAAAATGCAGATGGCAAAATCGAGATGGCAGAG ctggcCCAGATCCTGCCCACGGAGGAGAACTTCCTGCTGTGTTTCCGCCAGCATGTGGGCTCCAGCTCGGAGTTCATGGAG GCATGGAGGAGGTACGACACGGATCGCAGTGGCTACATCGAAGCCAACGAGCTGAAG GGCTTCTTGTCGGACCTGCTGAAGAAGGCGAACCGGCCGTACGATGAGGCCAAGCTGCAGGAGTACACGCAGACCATC CTGCGGATGTTTGACATGAACGGGGACGGGAAACTGGGCCTCTCCGAGATGTCCCG ACTGCTGCCTGTGCAAGAAAATTTCCTTCTTAAGTTTcag GGGATGAAGCTGTCCTCAGAGGAGTTCAACGcgatttttgctttttatgatAAG GACGGCAGCGGCTTCATCGACGAGCACGAGCTGGACGCCTTGCTGAAAGACCTCTAcgagaagaacaagaaa GAGATGAGCATCCAGCAGCTCACCAACTACCGCCGGAGCATCATGAACCTGTCAGACGGCGGCAAGCTGTACCGCAAGGAGCTGGAGGTGGTGCTGTGCAGCGAACCCCCCCTGTAG
- the LOC125699414 gene encoding purine nucleoside phosphorylase-like isoform X2, translated as MNGKITNSYEVYKETADWLRARTAQCPKIAIICGSGLGDLADMLEHKMVFPYEDIPHFPRSTVSGHEGRLVFGELSGRPCVCMQGRFHFYEGYSISTVTFPIRVFFLLGVEVLIVTNAAGGLNPNFQVGDIMLIRDHISMFGMGGQNPLRGPNDERFGVRFPCMSDAYDQDLLSLAMESAQELGFLGFTRDGVYCMMAGPCYETIAECRLLQALGADAVGMSTVPEVIVARHCGLCVLGLSLITNTAVMSYGSQEKASHEDVLRVSAAQAKALQNLVVHLIGKLGPNSP; from the exons ATGAACGGGAAGATAAC aaaTAGCTATGAGGTGTACAAGGAAACAGCAGACTGGTTGCGTGCCCGCACTGCTCAGTGCCCAAAGATTGCCATCATCTGCGGATCCGGGCTGGGAGACCTGGCAGATATGCTGGAGCACAAGATGGTCTTTCCCTATGAGGATATCCCTCACTTCCCACGGAGCACAG TGTCAGGGCACGAGGGCAGGCTGGTGTTTGGGGAGCTGAGCGGGCGGccgtgtgtgtgcatgcaggggCGCTTCCACTTCTACGAGGGATACTCCATCAGCACG GTCACCTTTCCCATCAGGGTCTTCTTTCTCCTGGGGGTGGAGGTCTTGATTGTCACCAATGCTGCTGGGGGGCTGAACCCCAACTTTCAGGTGGGAGACATCATGCTCATTAGAGATCACATCAGCATGTTTGGCATGGGAGGGCAGAACCCGCTGCGTGGACCAAACGATGAGAG GTTCGGCGTGAGGTTCCCGTGCATGTCTGATGCCTATGACCAAGATCTGCTCAGCCTGGCCATGGAGAGTGCCCAGGAGCTGGGCTTCCTGGGCTTCACCCGAGATGGGGTGTACTGCATGATGGCAGGTCCCTGCTATGAGACCATCGCCGAGTGCCGCCTGCTGCAGGCCCTGGGAGCAGATGCTGTGG GCATGAGCACCGTGCCAGAGGTGATCGTGGCCCGGCACTGTGGCCTGTGTGTCCTCGGGCTGTCCCTCATCACCAACACGGCAGTGATGAGCTATGGCAGCCAGGAGAAAGCCAGCCACGAAGACGTTCTGCGCGTCTCAGCGGCCCAGGCCAAAGCCCTGCAGAACTTGGTTGTGCACCTCATCGGCAAGCTTGGCCCAAATTCCCCCTGA
- the LOC125699414 gene encoding purine nucleoside phosphorylase-like isoform X1 — translation MNGKITLHLHGKSMCGAFRRALELACRGVRPEKLLSRRAPALQGLGTAEPSWGWRQLCGHLPVLGFCSWAGQKSCGFTSSSCPLLGLSRRRMAYAEEDRNSYEVYKETADWLRARTAQCPKIAIICGSGLGDLADMLEHKMVFPYEDIPHFPRSTVSGHEGRLVFGELSGRPCVCMQGRFHFYEGYSISTVTFPIRVFFLLGVEVLIVTNAAGGLNPNFQVGDIMLIRDHISMFGMGGQNPLRGPNDERFGVRFPCMSDAYDQDLLSLAMESAQELGFLGFTRDGVYCMMAGPCYETIAECRLLQALGADAVGMSTVPEVIVARHCGLCVLGLSLITNTAVMSYGSQEKASHEDVLRVSAAQAKALQNLVVHLIGKLGPNSP, via the exons ATGAACGGGAAGATAAC GCTCCATCTGCATGGGAAAAGCATGTGTGGGGCTTTCCGCCGAGCTCTGGAGCTGGCTTGTCGTGGAGTGAGACCAGAAAAGCTGCTGTCCCGACGTGCCCCTGCTCTCCAGGGATTAGGaacagcagagcccagctgggGCTGGCGGCAGCTCTGTGGGCACCTACCTGTTCTTGGGTTCTGCTCCTGGGCTGGCCAAAAAAGCTGTGGCTTCACTTCCAGCAGCTGTCCCCTTCTTGggctgagcaggaggaggatggcCTATGCAGAAGAGGACAG aaaTAGCTATGAGGTGTACAAGGAAACAGCAGACTGGTTGCGTGCCCGCACTGCTCAGTGCCCAAAGATTGCCATCATCTGCGGATCCGGGCTGGGAGACCTGGCAGATATGCTGGAGCACAAGATGGTCTTTCCCTATGAGGATATCCCTCACTTCCCACGGAGCACAG TGTCAGGGCACGAGGGCAGGCTGGTGTTTGGGGAGCTGAGCGGGCGGccgtgtgtgtgcatgcaggggCGCTTCCACTTCTACGAGGGATACTCCATCAGCACG GTCACCTTTCCCATCAGGGTCTTCTTTCTCCTGGGGGTGGAGGTCTTGATTGTCACCAATGCTGCTGGGGGGCTGAACCCCAACTTTCAGGTGGGAGACATCATGCTCATTAGAGATCACATCAGCATGTTTGGCATGGGAGGGCAGAACCCGCTGCGTGGACCAAACGATGAGAG GTTCGGCGTGAGGTTCCCGTGCATGTCTGATGCCTATGACCAAGATCTGCTCAGCCTGGCCATGGAGAGTGCCCAGGAGCTGGGCTTCCTGGGCTTCACCCGAGATGGGGTGTACTGCATGATGGCAGGTCCCTGCTATGAGACCATCGCCGAGTGCCGCCTGCTGCAGGCCCTGGGAGCAGATGCTGTGG GCATGAGCACCGTGCCAGAGGTGATCGTGGCCCGGCACTGTGGCCTGTGTGTCCTCGGGCTGTCCCTCATCACCAACACGGCAGTGATGAGCTATGGCAGCCAGGAGAAAGCCAGCCACGAAGACGTTCTGCGCGTCTCAGCGGCCCAGGCCAAAGCCCTGCAGAACTTGGTTGTGCACCTCATCGGCAAGCTTGGCCCAAATTCCCCCTGA